One genomic segment of Flavobacteriaceae bacterium includes these proteins:
- a CDS encoding IS1595 family transposase, producing MNLLHFIEQFPDEFSCKSHMKLARSKEGVICKKCQSKKHYWLKSKWMWQCSYCGFRTTLRSGTMMENSNLPIRTWYLAMAFMTFSKKGISAAELQRQLNHTRYTTIWSLMHRIRSAMGKRDNLYDLEDMIEFDQAYFTVATKESDRQKLKIGRGSQKQSNVAVMAESVPLEDLKTGKQSKQCRYFKMKVLDTHKKEEVNTLIDSNFDDTCIVFSDKSTSYVDIGDYVEVHITEKSNKETTITTLKSVHIAISNAKRTLLGIYHKIKGKYLQNYLDEFCYKLNRRYFAERLFDRLVVAVTHQYWYKSG from the coding sequence ATGAATTTACTACATTTTATTGAACAATTTCCAGATGAGTTTTCCTGTAAATCACATATGAAGTTGGCTCGTTCAAAAGAAGGAGTCATTTGCAAAAAATGTCAATCAAAAAAGCACTATTGGTTAAAGTCTAAATGGATGTGGCAATGTTCTTATTGTGGTTTTAGAACTACTCTACGCAGCGGTACTATGATGGAGAACTCCAATTTACCTATTCGTACTTGGTATCTCGCTATGGCATTTATGACTTTTAGTAAAAAAGGTATTTCTGCTGCCGAATTACAACGTCAGCTCAACCATACACGTTATACCACTATATGGTCTCTTATGCACAGAATACGTTCGGCTATGGGAAAACGAGATAATTTATACGACCTTGAAGATATGATTGAGTTTGATCAAGCTTACTTTACTGTGGCAACAAAAGAATCCGACAGACAAAAGCTTAAAATAGGCAGAGGCAGTCAAAAACAATCTAACGTAGCGGTAATGGCAGAGTCTGTACCTTTAGAAGATTTAAAGACTGGGAAACAATCCAAACAATGTCGTTATTTTAAAATGAAAGTTTTGGATACTCATAAAAAAGAAGAAGTCAACACGCTTATTGATAGTAATTTTGATGATACATGCATTGTTTTTAGCGACAAAAGCACGTCTTATGTAGACATAGGTGATTATGTGGAAGTACACATTACTGAAAAATCAAATAAAGAAACCACTATTACCACACTAAAATCGGTGCATATAGCCATAAGTAATGCAAAACGCACTCTGTTAGGTATTTACCATAAAATTAAAGGAAAATATTTGCAGAATTATCTTGACGAGTTCTGCTATAAACTCAACAGACGCTATTTCGCTGAAAGACTATTTGATAGACTGGTAGTAGCTGTCACTCATCAATACTGGTATAAAAGTGGGTAA